Proteins from one Salmonella bongori NCTC 12419 genomic window:
- the rcsC gene encoding two-component system sensor histidine kinase RcsC, protein MKYLASFRTTLKVSRYLFRALALLIWLLIAFVSVFYIVNALHQRESEIRQEFNLSSDQAQRFIQRTSDVMKELKYIAENRLTAENGVMSSRARDDKMVVPDFEPLFADSDCAAMGSAWRGSLESLAWFMRYWRDNFSAAYDLNRVFLIGSDNLCMANFGLREMPVERDDALKALHERIMKYRNAPQEESGNNLFWISQGARQGVGYFYALTPVYLANRLQALLGVEQSIRMENFFTPGSLPMGVTIIDENGHALISLTGPDGNIKAEPRWMQERTWFGYTPGFRELILKKSLPPSSLSIVYSVPVDLVLERIRILILNAILLNVLVGAGLFTLARMYERRIFIPAESDAQRLEEHEQFNRKIVASAPVGICILRTIDGVNILSNELAHTYLNMLTHEDRQRLTQIICGQQVNFVDVLTSNNTNLQISFVHSRYRNENVAICVLVDVSTRVKMEESLQEMAQAAEQASQSKSMFLATVSHELRTPLYGIIGNLDLLQTKELPKGVDRLVTAMNNSSSLLLKIISDILDFSKIESEQLKIEPREFSPREVMNHITANYLPLVVRKQLGLYCFIEPDVPVSLNGDPMRLQQVISNLLSNAIKFTDIGCIVLHVRCDGDYLSIRVRDTGVGIPAKEVVRLFDPFFQVGTGVQRNFQGTGLGLAICEKLISMMDGDISVDSEPGMGSQFTLRIPLYGAQYPVKKGMEGLAGTCCWLAVRNTSLCQFIETSLARSGIHTQRYEGQAPTADDILIVDDALEHTWQGRAAVVFCRRHIGIPLERAPGEWVHSVASVHELPALLARIYSIELDSEALSTALPAVDKTAYSNDDMMILVVDDHPINRRLLADQLGSLGYQCKTANDGVDALNVLSKNAIDIVLSDVNMPNMDGYRLTQRIRQLGLTLPVVGVTANALAEEKQRCLESGMDSCLSKPVTLDVLKQTLAVYAERVRKTRT, encoded by the coding sequence TTGAAATACCTGGCTTCCTTTCGAACCACGCTGAAAGTCTCTCGCTACTTATTCAGAGCGTTGGCGTTACTTATCTGGCTTTTAATCGCCTTTGTTTCGGTGTTTTACATCGTCAATGCCCTGCACCAGCGGGAGTCTGAAATTCGTCAGGAGTTTAACCTTAGCTCCGATCAGGCGCAGCGTTTTATCCAGCGTACGTCGGATGTGATGAAAGAGCTCAAATATATCGCCGAGAACCGTTTAACCGCGGAAAACGGCGTGATGTCGTCGCGTGCGCGTGATGACAAAATGGTGGTGCCGGATTTTGAACCGCTATTTGCCGACTCTGACTGTGCAGCGATGGGTTCCGCCTGGCGCGGATCGCTGGAGTCGCTGGCCTGGTTTATGCGCTACTGGCGCGATAACTTTTCCGCGGCGTATGATCTTAATCGCGTTTTCCTGATTGGCAGCGATAATCTCTGTATGGCGAATTTCGGCCTGCGCGAAATGCCTGTAGAGCGCGATGACGCGCTGAAGGCACTGCATGAGCGCATTATGAAATACCGCAACGCGCCGCAGGAAGAAAGCGGGAATAACCTTTTCTGGATAAGCCAGGGGGCGCGTCAGGGCGTGGGCTATTTTTATGCGCTGACGCCGGTGTATCTGGCCAACCGTCTGCAGGCGCTGCTGGGCGTTGAGCAGTCCATCCGCATGGAAAATTTTTTCACGCCGGGAAGTTTGCCGATGGGCGTCACCATTATTGATGAGAACGGTCATGCGCTGATTTCGTTAACCGGCCCTGATGGCAATATTAAAGCGGAGCCGCGCTGGATGCAGGAGCGCACCTGGTTTGGTTATACGCCGGGTTTTCGCGAGCTGATACTTAAAAAGAGTTTGCCGCCATCTTCGCTCAGTATTGTCTATTCTGTGCCGGTGGATTTAGTGCTGGAGCGGATTCGTATCCTTATCCTGAATGCTATCCTGCTGAACGTGCTGGTGGGGGCGGGGCTATTTACGCTTGCGAGAATGTATGAGCGGCGAATTTTTATTCCGGCGGAAAGCGATGCCCAGCGCCTGGAAGAACACGAACAGTTTAACCGTAAAATCGTCGCCTCCGCGCCGGTGGGGATCTGTATTCTGCGGACTATTGATGGCGTCAACATCTTGAGTAACGAGTTGGCACATACGTATCTGAATATGCTGACGCATGAAGACAGGCAGCGGCTGACGCAAATTATTTGTGGCCAGCAGGTCAATTTTGTGGATGTATTGACCAGCAACAATACCAATTTGCAAATCAGCTTCGTACATTCCCGCTATCGTAATGAAAACGTCGCGATCTGCGTGCTGGTAGATGTGAGCACACGCGTCAAAATGGAAGAGTCATTGCAGGAAATGGCCCAGGCGGCGGAGCAGGCAAGCCAGTCGAAATCGATGTTCCTTGCGACCGTCAGCCATGAATTACGTACGCCGCTGTACGGTATCATCGGTAATCTCGATCTGCTGCAAACTAAGGAACTGCCAAAAGGGGTGGATCGCCTGGTCACGGCGATGAATAACTCCTCCAGTCTGTTGCTGAAAATTATCAGCGACATTCTCGACTTCTCGAAAATCGAGTCGGAACAACTGAAGATTGAGCCACGCGAATTTTCGCCGCGGGAAGTGATGAATCATATCACCGCCAACTACCTGCCGCTGGTGGTACGTAAGCAGCTCGGTCTGTATTGCTTTATTGAGCCTGATGTGCCGGTATCTCTGAATGGCGATCCGATGCGTTTGCAGCAGGTCATTTCAAACCTGTTGAGCAACGCCATTAAATTTACCGATATTGGCTGTATTGTACTGCATGTGCGCTGTGACGGCGATTATCTCAGCATTCGTGTGCGGGATACCGGGGTCGGGATCCCGGCGAAAGAGGTCGTCCGCCTGTTCGATCCTTTCTTCCAGGTGGGAACCGGCGTACAGCGTAACTTTCAGGGCACTGGCCTGGGCCTGGCGATTTGCGAAAAATTGATCAGCATGATGGACGGCGATATTTCCGTTGACTCGGAACCCGGAATGGGAAGCCAGTTTACGCTGCGTATTCCGCTTTATGGCGCTCAGTATCCAGTGAAAAAAGGTATGGAAGGTCTCGCCGGAACCTGCTGTTGGTTGGCGGTGCGCAATACTTCACTATGTCAATTTATTGAGACCAGCCTGGCGCGTAGCGGCATTCATACACAGCGTTACGAAGGACAAGCGCCCACAGCGGATGATATCCTGATTGTCGATGACGCGCTGGAACATACCTGGCAGGGGAGGGCGGCAGTGGTCTTTTGCCGTCGCCATATTGGAATTCCGCTGGAAAGAGCGCCGGGCGAGTGGGTGCATAGCGTGGCGTCGGTGCATGAGTTGCCTGCGCTGCTGGCGCGTATCTATAGTATTGAACTGGATAGTGAAGCGCTTTCCACCGCCTTACCGGCAGTCGATAAAACCGCATATTCAAATGACGATATGATGATTCTGGTGGTTGACGACCATCCGATCAATCGCCGTCTGTTGGCCGATCAGCTTGGGTCGCTGGGGTATCAATGTAAGACTGCCAATGATGGCGTAGATGCTCTGAATGTGCTGAGTAAAAATGCTATCGATATTGTATTAAGCGACGTCAACATGCCCAATATGGATGGTTATCGTCTGACGCAGCGTATTCGCCAGCTAGGGCTGACGCTACCAGTAGTGGGGGTGACGGCGAACGCGTTGGCGGAAGAAAAACAACGTTGCCTGGAGTCCGGGATGGACAGCTGTTTGTCTAAACCCGTAACGCTGGATGTGTTAAAACAGACGCTGGCGGTGTATGCCGAGCGGGTGCGTAAAACGCGGACATAA